A stretch of the Sphingobacterium thalpophilum genome encodes the following:
- a CDS encoding TlpA family protein disulfide reductase, translated as MVKIIAYFTLFYCSLQLNVYAQSNFLSSGYLSLTIKGKPSLLFNEIDIAMPMMSNSLLKDKPVVFIKLNDSTFYLSEYTYGPTAVYFRLNGRYLSTMLLPNETNVITVSMKDSANYNIQFEGRFKEIFDNSALQEDLIMNMLSYPNAGEGSTEVFSSADDFKKKQLEAVADMTHSLTKGLPNGMLKSYYAGIISAFKIPNILFSQIPQRTQNYYDDIITANFADTLTLMPSGYFDLLVRIYQDSLLQIPDITKVGPSDFKGRLVHLFGKTFQDKDNLFYDMMIAAAYIYHLNDGYLLSHQDQYHIDNALNNKQLTNYIFLQNEVKKINHQQGDQQVFFLPFDKKNEMIVTSIVEKYKDKVIIIDFWATWCGPCIQAFSEMDKVKKKYERRDDVVFVYLTDESSDPNVFQEYTKILGGEHYYVYKDQYASALKQFGFEYIPSYLVFDKRGNLTQKSTSPMNLTDTSTKWIESALSK; from the coding sequence ATGGTCAAAATTATTGCATATTTTACTTTGTTCTATTGTTCATTACAATTAAACGTTTACGCACAATCCAATTTTTTATCCAGTGGATATCTATCACTTACAATAAAAGGTAAACCTTCACTTCTCTTCAATGAAATTGACATCGCAATGCCGATGATGAGCAATTCTCTATTAAAGGATAAGCCGGTTGTATTTATCAAACTCAATGATTCCACATTTTATTTATCTGAATATACATATGGACCGACTGCGGTTTATTTTAGATTAAATGGACGTTATCTATCAACTATGTTATTGCCCAACGAGACTAATGTAATTACGGTATCTATGAAGGATTCGGCCAATTATAATATACAATTTGAAGGTCGTTTTAAAGAGATTTTTGATAATTCCGCTCTACAGGAGGACCTTATTATGAATATGCTTTCGTATCCTAACGCTGGCGAAGGAAGTACAGAAGTCTTTAGTTCTGCAGACGATTTTAAAAAGAAACAATTGGAAGCTGTAGCGGATATGACGCATTCTTTAACTAAAGGTCTTCCTAATGGAATGCTTAAATCTTATTATGCCGGAATTATTAGCGCTTTTAAAATTCCTAATATTCTTTTTTCTCAAATTCCTCAGCGGACACAAAATTACTATGACGATATCATCACTGCTAACTTTGCAGATACCCTTACACTAATGCCTTCAGGCTACTTTGATCTTTTGGTTCGAATTTACCAAGATTCGTTATTGCAGATACCCGATATCACCAAAGTAGGCCCTTCGGATTTTAAAGGTCGTTTAGTCCATTTGTTTGGGAAAACTTTTCAAGATAAAGATAACCTATTTTACGACATGATGATAGCTGCTGCTTATATCTATCATCTAAATGATGGATATTTATTAAGTCATCAAGATCAATATCATATAGATAACGCTCTTAATAATAAACAATTAACTAATTATATCTTCCTTCAAAACGAGGTAAAAAAAATAAATCATCAACAAGGTGATCAACAGGTATTCTTTCTTCCATTTGATAAGAAAAATGAGATGATCGTTACGTCAATTGTTGAAAAATATAAAGATAAAGTGATCATAATTGACTTTTGGGCTACTTGGTGCGGTCCCTGCATACAAGCTTTTTCCGAAATGGATAAAGTAAAGAAAAAATATGAACGCCGAGATGATGTAGTATTTGTTTATTTAACTGATGAATCATCGGATCCCAATGTGTTTCAGGAATATACAAAAATATTAGGTGGGGAGCATTATTATGTTTATAAAGATCAGTACGCTAGTGCATTAAAACAATTTGGGTTTGAATATATTCCTAGTTATTTGGTTTTTGATAAGCGAGGTAATTTAACTCAAAAAAGTACCTCCCCCATGAATTTGACAGATACTTCTACAAAGTGGATAGAGAGCGCATTGAGCAAATAA
- a CDS encoding transposase, with amino-acid sequence MCEDDHMFTEEYQIDKFNDQLKIAASREADVFSGGISRFDRSWRENRDELTVFYDFPLEIRRRINTTNIIDNHEWENP; translated from the coding sequence ATGTGTGAAGATGATCATATGTTTACGGAGGAATACCAAATTGATAAATTTAACGATCAACTAAAAATAGCTGCTTCTCGGGAAGCTGATGTTTTCTCAGGGGGAATTAGTCGGTTTGACAGATCATGGCGGGAGAACCGGGACGAACTGACCGTCTTTTACGACTTCCCACTTGAGATCCGACGAAGAATCAATACGACCAATATCATCGACAACCATGAATGGGAAAATCCTTAA
- a CDS encoding YbjQ family protein → MIITTTNSIEGREISRYNDPIAANVIIGTNIFSDIGAGYVDFFGGRSAGYEKKMQEMYKRVT, encoded by the coding sequence ATGATAATAACCACGACCAATTCCATCGAAGGGAGAGAGATTTCACGATATAATGATCCAATAGCAGCCAATGTTATCATCGGCACCAATATCTTTAGCGATATAGGGGCGGGGTATGTAGATTTCTTTGGAGGTCGCTCTGCCGGCTATGAGAAGAAAATGCAGGAGATGTACAAGCGTGTTACCTAA
- a CDS encoding IS3 family transposase, giving the protein MSMEAKRKLVSPSEKKISVSEQCKLIGLPRSNYYYRPKGESLFNQRIMRLIDRKFLDCPFYGVERMTSYLKYDLGHPVGEKRVRRLYHMMNLRAICPKKNLSKANKADYKYPYLLRGLKIERANQVWQADITYIPMFRGFMYLFAIIDVYSRKIVGWSVGNTMNVEWCRDVLLEAIGTYGVPEIFNTDQGSQFTSPVFTKALKDHHIEISMDGKGRALDNIFIERFWGSIKREKIYINPPNGGVDLYRQVRDYIAFYNSERRHKSIGRVTPDEKYADKVKNVS; this is encoded by the coding sequence CGCAAACTGGTTTCCCCGTCCGAAAAAAAGATCAGCGTTTCGGAGCAGTGCAAACTTATCGGCCTTCCGCGCAGTAATTATTACTACAGACCCAAAGGGGAATCGCTGTTCAACCAGAGAATAATGAGGCTGATAGATCGGAAATTCCTTGACTGTCCCTTCTATGGAGTGGAACGGATGACATCCTACCTGAAATATGACTTGGGTCATCCAGTGGGGGAAAAGCGGGTAAGACGTCTTTACCACATGATGAACCTGAGAGCTATCTGTCCGAAAAAGAACCTGAGCAAGGCAAATAAAGCGGATTACAAATATCCCTATCTGCTCAGGGGACTGAAAATCGAACGTGCAAATCAGGTATGGCAGGCCGATATCACCTATATCCCCATGTTCCGTGGCTTTATGTACCTGTTTGCCATTATTGATGTGTACAGCAGGAAGATTGTTGGCTGGTCTGTGGGCAATACCATGAACGTGGAATGGTGCAGGGATGTGTTATTGGAAGCCATAGGGACTTATGGTGTGCCTGAAATATTCAATACCGATCAGGGCTCTCAATTCACTTCTCCCGTATTCACCAAAGCGCTAAAGGATCATCATATCGAGATCTCAATGGATGGTAAGGGCCGTGCACTGGATAACATATTTATTGAAAGGTTCTGGGGATCAATCAAAAGGGAGAAAATCTATATCAATCCCCCTAATGGAGGGGTTGATCTCTACCGACAGGTCAGAGATTATATCGCCTTTTATAATTCTGAGCGACGGCACAAATCTATCGGTAGGGTTACACCTGATGAAAAATATGCAGATAAAGTGAAAAATGTATCTTAA